A region of Lycium barbarum isolate Lr01 chromosome 1, ASM1917538v2, whole genome shotgun sequence DNA encodes the following proteins:
- the LOC132613040 gene encoding uncharacterized protein LOC132613040 produces the protein MAEATPTPAKSSFHPAFAVSNIKNHISVTLEMENSQYETWAELFKIHARSHKVLHHIIPPPKGKEKPAPKTDEEVELWATIDATVLQWIYSTILNDLLNTIIEPDATAMDAWVRLRDIFQDHQTSCAVTLEQEFTTTRTEDFPMPPPIANVSRALWIN, from the coding sequence ATGGCCGAGGCAACCCCAACTCCGGCTAAGTCTTCATTCCACCCAGCCTTCGCGGTCTCgaatatcaagaatcacatctctgTTACTCTTGAGATGGAGAACTCCCAATACGAAACATGGGCCGAGCTTTTCAAGATTCATGCTCGTTCTCACAAGGTCCTTCATCATATCATTCCTCCACCCAAAGGTAAGGAGAAGCCGGCTCCCAAAACTGATGAGGAAGTCGAATTATGGGCGACCATTGACGCCACTGTGCTTCAATGGATATATTCGACAATTTTGAATGATCTGTTAAACACCATCATCGAACCAGACGCTACTGCCATGGATGCTTGGGTTCGCTTGCGTGATATATTCCAAGATCATCAAACCTCTTGTGCGGTGACTCTCGAACAAGAATTCACGACGACTCGTACGGAGGATTTTCCAATGCCTCCGCctattgccaacgtctcaagagCCTTGTGGATCAACTGA